AGAATGAGTGACGCTATTGTCGTCTTCATGACTGCGGGGAACGCTGACGAAGCGCGCCGCATTGCGAATGAGCTGGTAGAGCGGCAACTCGCGGCTTGTGTACAAATCCTTCCGGAAATTGAATCCGTTTATCGCTGGAATGGTGAGGTGCAGCGCGAAACAGAGATCCTGATGCTTGCCAAGACAACTGCCGCGCAGTTTGATGATTTAGAAAGGGCGGTGCGCGAGATTCACAGTTACGACACGCCTGAGATCGTCGCCGTTCCGATGGCGCACGTCTCAGCACCGTATCGCGCCTGGCTGGCCGACAATGTAGGCGGCTAACGGACGGTTCGCACGCTTGGCGTGCTGCATGCCGGAGGCATGCGTACCACAGCTCCAGATGCTCAGCACGCCGGAGGCGTGCGTACCTACTGCATCTTGTCGATCTTGCTCTTGCTGTCCGAAACGATCTTCACAATCTCTTCCGGTGAATCGGTAACGTGCAGACGCCGAAAGTCTTCATCCACGATCTTCCGCTCGCTTAACATCGGGCCCTTTAACCAATCCAACATCGGTCGCCAGTACTCTGAGCCATAGAGCACGACCGGAAAGTGGTGAATCTTACGTGTTTGAATCAGCGTTAGGGCTTCGAACAACTCGTCGAGTGTGCCGAACCCGCCGGGGAAGATGACGAACGCGTCGCTGTACTTCACGAACATCATCTTGCGCACAAAGAAGTACTTGAATTTCAGTGACAACGTGAGGTAGTCGTTCGACTTCTGTTCATGGGGAAGCTCGATGTTACAGCCCACCGAAGTGCCGCCGGCTTCCAGGGCGCCCTTGTTGGCGGCTTCCATGATTCCCGGCCCACCGCCGGTGATTACCGCAAAACCCGCGCGCACGAAAAGAGCAGCCGTTTCCTGGGCCGCGGCGTAGGCGGGATCGTCGCGCGAGGTACGCGCCGACCCGAAAATCGAAACGCCGTTCGTAATCGGCGCAAGGTCTTCGAAACCCTGAACAAACTCGCCCATGATGCGAAACACGCGCCAGGTGTCGGTATGCAGGAACTCATCGGGCCGCGGCGTTTCAAGCAGACGTTCGTCATGAGTGCCGCCCGGAATGTCTCTGTAGTCGTCGTGTGCCATGTTCTACAGTCCCATAATGTTGTAGCCACAATCGACGTAGATTGTTTCCCCCGTGATGCCCGAGGAGAGGGAACTGCACAGGAACAGCGCCGTGTTGCCGACTTCGCGAACTTCGACGTTGCGCTTCATCGGTGCGCGTTCCGCGTGGTGCTTCAACATTGTGCTCAGCCTCGCAACGCCGCGGGCGGACAGTGTTTGAATCGGCCCCGCACTGACAGCATTCACGCGGATGTTCTTCGGACCGAGGTCGCTGGCGAGATAGCGCACGCTTGATTCCAACGCGGCTTTCGCCACGCCCATCACGTTGTAGCCCTGATAAACCTTCTCAGCGCCGTGAAAGCTCATCGTCACGATGCTCCCACCTTCGGTCATCAAGGGCGCCGCGGCGCGCGCCAGTTGCGTCAGCGAATAGGCGCTGATTTCCATCGCCATCAGAAAGCCATCGCGATCGACCTTCATGAATTCACCTTCCAGCGCTTCACGCGGTGCAAAGGCGATGCTGTGAATTACGAAATCGAGCCGCCCGAATTCTTCGCCGAGACGTTGAAAAGTTGCATCGATCTCTTCCTGCTTGGTTACATCGCACGAAAACAGGGGAGCGTCGGGCATCTCAGCTTTAGTCAGACTCTCAACGTTGTCTTTTAGCCGCTCGCCTTGATACGCAAACGCGAGTTTTGCGCCGGCTTCGTGCAGCGCCTGCGCCGTCGCCCACGCGATCGAGCGTTTGTTGGCCACGCCGAAAATAATTCCTTGTTTGTTTTGCAGCATGATGAGTTTAGTGACTTCTGTCTTCGATTTGACCTTTCAGTTCAGTGGTACGGTTCTTGGTGACGTCTGCGAGGCAAAAGGCATAAATCATTGGCCGGATGCTGCCCCCTTTGTACATATCGCCAACGAATTCACAGTTGGCATCTCGATATTTCAGCCACGCTGTCTGGGCCACCTTGAGCTGTACCTTACCGTCTGCGTCCAGCATCGCGACCAGTTTGCGGTAGACCTGGTTCAATTCGCCGTCAGCCGCTTTGTATGCGTTACCGGCACACTGATTCATTTCAAGCTGCGACTGGGCATTTGGACAAGGATCGTCCTTCGGCTTTTGCCCGGCGATGGAAATGCTCGACAGTAAGAGCGCCAGAATAAGAATGAACGGTCTCTTAATTGATCTCGTCATGTAAGCCTCTAATCACCTGAAGTCATGATCAGTTTGCCTTCAAACTGTTCCTTTAGCCGGTTATAACGCACTTCCCATTTATCGTACGAACCGCCGCGGCCGCGATAATCGATCTCGTATTTCCAGTAACCCGGCCGCACCGGCTTGCCGCTGAATAAGTAATCCGCCCAAGGGCTGACTTTCGTCGTGCGTTTCGTGCCGTCAAAGACTTCCAGACTGATCGGATATTGAATTACGCGATCCTGTTTCTCGCTGTAACCAATCAGCGTGGTTTCCAATCCCATGCACGCGAGGGCATCGAACAGTGCGAACTCAAGTACCTTTCCGTCGCCGTTGTAGTCCCGCAACCAAATCAGGCTTGGTTTTGCTTCGGCGCCTCTCTTAACTCTGGCTGGGACCCGGTAATAATAACCTTTGCGGATTGCATAAGGCAGGTCAAAACTATCTTCTTCGCTTTGAGCGGCGGAAATTTTCAAAGTGTTGATGACACGGCGCGTTGCCGAATCGATCAATGACACGCGGGTCGAGCCGGAATAGTGGCTTCCCCGGGTTTGTTCAGGACACGAGTACATCTCGTCGGGAGGATAGTTGGTTGGGTTCTTACGCGGGTTCAGCATCCACAGCACAAGCATGCGGTTTGCGCGAGCACTCGAAGGCAGCATCCGTGTTTCGACAACCGTGGCGTCCTTGGGAAGTCCCTGAAGGTTGGCTTGCGCGAATCCCACAGCGGCCAAAGAAAAAACCCAGGCCATGCAGATCAATCGTCGGAGGATTTTCATTCGCATCGAACTGCCGCACGTATTCGCGGGCCTGGGTTCACTTTTCGTTGTCAGTGTTTAAAGTGCCTAATCCCCGTGAAGACCATCGCCAGGTTGTGTTCATTCGCTGCGGCGATGACTTCCTCATCACGCACTGAGCCGCCGGGCTGAATCACCGCCGTGATGCCGTGCTTTGCGGCTTCGTCTAAGCCGTCACGAAAGGGAAAGAATGCGTCCGAGGCCAGCACCGATCCCGCAACCTGCAGTTGGGCCCGCATCGCTCCGATCTTCACAGAGTCAACACGTGACATCTGGCCCGCGCCGACGCCGACGGTTTGCCGGTCGCGCGCGTAGACGATCGCGTTCGATTTGGTGTGCTTGCACACAGTCCAGGCGAACAACAGGTCTGCGATTTCTTTTTCAGTCGGCTCGCGTTTGGTAACGAACTTCAAGTCTTCACGCGCCAATCGATGAGTGTCGCGTGTTTGCACCAGCATGCCACCGGAGATCTGTTTGTATTCGAAGCCTTCGGAAGTTTTAGCGGCGCCGGCACGCAGCACGCGCAGGTTCTTTTTCGCGGTCAACACTTCCAGCGCTGCCTCATCGAAATCCGGCGCAATGACTACTTCAACGAAGATCTCGACGACGGCGCGCGCAGCAGCGACGTCAAGGGTGCGATTGAAGGCGACGATTCCTCCAAATGCTGAAACGGGATCGCAAGCGAGTGCGCGCCGATAGGCCTCTTCCGCGGCTGCGCCAGTCGCGGCGCCGGCGGGATTCGTATGCTTGATAATTGCGCACGCCGTGTCATCAAAATCACATACGAGCTGCCACGCCGCGTCTGCATCAACGTAGTTGTTGAAGGACATCTCCTTCCCGCCCAGTTGTTCCGCCGCAGCCACACCGTCCTGTTCCCCCGCACCACCGCGGACGCCCAGGTCGTACAACGCCGCGGCCTGATGCGGATTCTCGCCATAGCGCAGGTTAGAAACCTTATTGAGTGAAAGCTGCTCATGCTCAGCGAACTCCTCATCTTCGGCCGCTTCGAACTGGTCCCCATGCAGCGACTTCATCGTGCTCGAGAACAAGTTCATGTACGTCGACATCTTGTCGAGGATTTCCGGCACGGGTGGGAACATCTGCGAGCTTTTCGCGCCGGCGAGATTTGCGCTGAGATACGGAAAAATCGCGGAGTCATAAAAGGCCGTGCGCATGAATGCGAGCCGGGCCAGTGCTTCGCGGGTGGCGAGCGTCAACGCCCCTTCGTCCAGAATTAGTTCCGTGCGGATTTGGCGATACAGCTCCGGCGCTGTCACCACGGCGACATCGTGATAGTTCTTCGCCGCCGAACGAATCAAAGCGGGTCCCCCGATGTCGATTTGTTCGATGGCCTCGGCGAGAGTGATGTCTTCGCGGGCGACGGTCTGTTCGAACGGATAGAGATTGATGACGACCATGTCGATCGGTCCGATGCCGTGCTGTTCCATCGCCGTCACGTGCTCTGGATTATCGCGAACGCCGAGAAGCGCCCCATGTATTTTCGGATGCAGCGTCTTGACTCGCCCGTCCATCATCTCGGGAAAACCGGTGATGTCGGCGACGTCGATAACGTCGATGCCTGCTTCACGCAAGGCTTTCGCCGTGCCGCCGGTGCTGAGGATCTCAACGCCGAAACTTTTCAGCTCCTGCGCGAAATCGACGATTCCCGTCTTGTCGGAAACACTTATCAGCGCGCGACGAATCTTGCGCAAGCCTGCGTCAGTTTTTTCAGTCATCGTAGAGTTTGAAGAGAGCGATATCTTCACTTAAGGGCGGGAACATCGCAAGTCAGCTTCGCGGTTTCAGCGCTTCACGCGGGCGCTCGACGAAAAACTTGTGCGTTCGCGAATAACCGAGTGGAGTGAATTGATACTCCAGGCCTGGCGGCATGCTGAGAGAGAACGTGTGCCGCCGCCCGTCGTTTGCTTTCTCGTTCAGGTAAAATCCGATCAGATATTGGCTTTTCAAATCCGCCTCGATAGCTTCAAAGATCGGCGTCAGATCGACGGTTGTGCGCCGCGCCAACGGCGAGTCGTTAGCGAGAAAGTACTTGCCTCCGGTCTTTTCCGCGAGGTCGCGAAAACCGCTGGCCGCACGCCGCACGGCCAGACGCCCGTCGCGTGGCTCGAAGAGCGGCAGATGAATGATGTAGAACGAAACGCGGTCTGCGCGCGCTGCGCTGATCACTGAGTCAGGCTTTGCGCGGCTAAAATTGTCTAAACCGTCGCTGATGAGAATTACGATTCGCCGCTCACTGCGGATGGGCGGCAAGGTTTTGAACATTTGAACGGCGTGGGCCGCCGCGTCGAAGATTGCAGTTGGTTGATTGTCATGAGCGCGAACGTCGAAGGCACCCAGCGCCGAGCTAACATCGCGGACAAAGGGCGCGGCCACGGCCGGGCGGTGAGAGAAGTGCAGAACGGCAATGCTGGAAAGACTGTTGAAGCGCCGATACAGACCGGCGGCCGCGTCACGTTGCTTGCTGATAATGTCGCGCACACTCCCAGATTGATCCAACGCGAACACCATCGCGACTCGATCGACGCCCGGCGAAAAATACAGGCCGCTCGTGACTGCATCGGGATCCTTCAAAGAGAGATCCTTTTCAGTGAGGCCGTCAGGCCTATTTCCGTTCTTGTCGCGAACGCGCGCAGGAAACAGAAGCAGGTCCGTCGTCACCCGCAGGACTTCATCGTCTTTCGGTGGTATTTCCTGGGCGACGACCGATGCGGCAGACGCACTGAAGCAGACAAACAGAATTAAGCAGGAAATAAGATGGGTGCCGCGAGCGCAGAAGGGAAACACTCGCTGGAAAAACCTGAGTGGTGACATCCGCAGCCAGCTAAAACAGAAAACGGCCGAATAGCAGGATGCTGATGATGATCAGGACTGTGATGACTATGAGCTTGACCAGCGTCATCGCTAAACCTCGTACGGCAGGAGTTTAGTTAACGTCGATTCGAAGTGTCAATAGGGTCACCGCTGTCTGCGGGGATTTCACAAGACTTACAGGCCTGCGGAACTCTGTGGTTCTCTGTGTGATTCTGTGCCTTTGTGGTGAGGTTTCTAAGCAAATTCCACCACAGAGGACCACTGAGTTCCCACAGAGGACCTTTCTCCAAAGTACTCCTAGTCCCAGTTCTTAACGACATTATCGACGACGTAGGCCCCACGTTCGAAGATCTTTGCCAGGCCAATGCGGCCAAGATAATTGCCCACCAGCGCGATATTTGACGGAGGATTGGGGAGCTTCATCAGCGTCCGTTCCAGATCAACTGAGTAGTGCGGTAGAGCGTTTGGCCAACGCTTGATGTGAACTGCGAGCGGTCTGTCCTCTTGTTGATAGAACCCGGTGCGGTCGGCGAGGATCGTTTTGGTTAACTCTTCATCGTCAAGATTTACGGCGTCGGGATCCAGCGCGCCGCCATAGATCCATGTCTCGCTGTGCGCCGGGCCACGGCCTTCGAAGATGCAATCGTTGAAAAGCACTCCGCGTGCGCGAAAGTTCTGATCGAGAGGAAACAGACAACCAAAACCTTTCAGCGTCGCGGCTTCTTGACGGAAGAAGCAGGTCGCCGTCACCAGCGAAAGCATTTCGATTCGCGCGAGCTCTTGCGCGAGACGGGGCGATGCTTTCGCGAGGTAAGCTGCCGCCGCGCTTGCCGAAAGACAAACCACCGTCGGGTCGCTGTCATTGAACGGAACAGTTTCTGAGAAATTGATCTCGGCGCCCCGCTGACGCAGGTAATCAACGAGGCCGTCGATCAATTGCTGCATTCCGTTAGGCGGCGCGACGGTGCCCCGCGTCCTGGCCTTCTGCGGACGATACGTCTGCAAATGGTCTGGCAGGTTAGCGCGACCGAAGATCAAACTGGCGCTCAAGCGATCTGGATCGCCTGCGTAAATTCCGCCGAGTGCTGGAATCAACAGATATTCAGTTGCGCCTTTGCCAGGCACGCGCGCGCCCCAGGCGGCGATCGTTTCGAAAGGTTGCGGCCGAAGTTTCGCGGCGTTGCCGATCAATCCAACCGGAATCCGCAACGCTTCGGCGAAGCTCAGAGGCATCTGTCGTGGTTTGCCGCGAAAGATGAAGCGCTTTCGGCCGTTAGGACGCGTCGGCAGGAGTGGCACCCCGATGTCGGCGCACATCGCTTCCAGGCGCGCCGAGTTCAGAATACCGTTCGCGGCCGTCTCAACCAGCCCATGCTCGGTGCGATTGGTGCGAATCAACCCGCCGGCGCGCGCGGTCTTCTCAACGACGCGGACTTCGCGGCCTGCTTTCGTCAGAAGGTAAGCCGTCGTTAGCCCGGAAAATCCTGCGCCGACAACAGTGATAGGTTTCACGGTGATTCAGGAAAGTTAGACGGCTTGCGAAAAAGTGCGTGCCTGGGGCTGTTGCCGTCGCAGACGATAATCGAAAAACATGCACGCGTTGCGGAGAAACGGCCGCCCTTGCTCGGTGAGCCTAAGCCGGTCGCCGTGAACGTCAACCAGTCCGTCGCTGATGAGCGATGAGAGGAATTGTCTTGCGTCATCAGGCTGTCGCTCGCGCAGTTCGACTTCAAAGCGAGTCATGAATTCCAGAATCTGCTCGCGCAGTTCGCGATCCTCTTCCGAAAGCAAATGTCCACGGAATGTAGGAATCTCGCCTTGCGAGACGCGCCGCTCATAAACCGGAAAAGCTTTTTCGTTCTGATGAAAGCAAGTGGGCGCTTCTGAAATTGCGCTTACACCGAGGCCTAGCAGCACATCGGTGCGCCTCTCTGTGTAGCCCTGAAAATTGCGATGCAGAGTGCCTTCGCGTTGAGCTTGGGCCATGCCGTCGTGCGGCAATGCGAAGTGATCCATGCCAATTTCAGCGTAACCGGCAGTCTGGAGTTTCGCGCGCGCCATCTCGTAAAGCGCTCGTTTGTCAGCGGCCCTGGGAATGTCTTCGTCGGTGTAGCTTCGCTGCGCAGGCTTAATCCAGGGCACGAGCGCAAAGCTGTAGAGTGCGATTCGATCGGGACGCAAATCGATCGTCTTGTCCACGCTCTCTGAAAACCGCTCGATAGTCTGTTTCGGCAGGCCGTAAATCAAATCGTAGTTGATTGACGTGTAGCCGAGTTCGCGCGCAACGTCCGTGCAGGTCTTCGTCACTTCGTAAGGCTGATGGCGATTTACGATGCGTTGGACCTCCGGATCGAAGTCCTGCACGCCGATCGAGACGCGTGTGAACCCAAGCTCGCGCAGCGTTTTCAAATGTTCGCGCGTGGTGTGGCCCGGATGAACTTCGACCGAGGCTTCAAACCGATCCGGATCGATCGTCGTCTCAGCCAAGATCGGTTTTAGAATTTGCCGCAGACTCTCAGGCGCGAAAAACGTCGGCGTGCCGCCGCCCAGATGAATGCCGAGCAACGAGCGTTCGCGCAACTTCGGGACGCGGTTACGATAGAGATTCCATTCAGTCAGTAACAATTCCTGGTAGCCGATTTCGCGCTGGTGATTGCGCGTGATGACGGTATTGCATGCGCAGAATGTGCAGAGGGTTTCACAGAACGGAAGGTGAAGATAAAGGGACCAGGACGCTTGCTCGTCTGCGAAAGCTGAAGAGAGTTCCGTCAGCCACTCCTCAGTCGTCGGCGTGTCGCTCCAGAAGGGAACGGTCGGATAGCTTGTATAGCGCGGCGCCGGGACGTCGTACTTGGCAAAAAGATCGTTCACTGCAGGACCTCTCTAACAGTATTAACAAAGTGTCGCACATTCTCTTCCGGAGTTTTCGGCAGGACACCGTGACCGAGTCCGCAAATCCAGCCCGTGCGATCGTGCGTCAATAATGGCTGGAGAAACTGTTCAAGACTTCGCTTGAAATCATCCCGGCTCGTCAATAGGAGATTCTGATCGAAGTTGCCCTGAATGAAACCGTGCGGAAATTGTTCAAAGGCATCGCGCAAATCCCAATTGTGATCGACACCGATGCCGGCCCAGCCGCCATTCGTGAACAGCGCATGATCGAGATGCTCGCGAGTGGTGTTTTTCGAGTAGTAACCAAGTCTGTCCGGAAAACGCTGCGTAAGCCGCTCGAGCTGCGGCACGACTTCAGCCTTGAAAACGTCGGATCCAAGTTCGCCCGCGGCCGTGTCAAAAATCATCACCAGCTCGGCTCCATTCGCTAACTGTAGTTCGATGTTCTTAATCAATAACGGAACCAGCGTCTGGCAGAACTTCTCAAACAATTGCAATTCTTGTTTCGCGCGCACGACGTTCTTATGCGTTCCTTCAACAGCGTAAACAAACAGCGTCCAGGGTCCACCGACAAAGCCGATCAAACTCTTGTCATGGGGCAACAACTGTCGCGTTGCGCGCATGGCGTCGCCCTGGAAGAGAAGGCTTGGCCCTGCCTCATCGACCGCGCGTAGCTTCCCGAATGTCTGCGGCGTCAATTTCCAGCCGAGTTGTGGGCCGGCATCCGTGTACTGCAAGCCCATCCCGAGCGCTTCCAGGGGGAACAGCAGATCGCTAAAGAGAATCGCCGCGTCAAAATCAAAGTCCATCACCGGACCGAGGGCTACGTGAGCTGCCAACTCAGGCTGCTTACAGAGATCCATAAACGAAAACTGTCGTCGCAGATCCTGATAGTGGCGGTGATAACGTCCGGCCTGGCGCATGAGCCAGATGGGCGGCGAGGCCTGCGGCACTCGGGCTAGCGCGTTATGAAAGCGGCTGTTGCCGAGTTGGAGTGCGCCGGGTCCGACGGGCTGACTCTCATTCATACCTCGCTTCAGCGAGGTGTCTTGGCCTGTAGTTGCGGTATCGAGCCGATTCAACGGCGTATCGGAAAACCGTTCAAACGGTTCCAGACACTTCCGTCGGGCGTTTTCATCTCGCTGAAGCGAGGTGTGAATGAGAGTTCCGGTCATCCGAATGCCTCTTTGTTCATTCCGATCAACCACCCACTATCCCGACTGGTCGGGGTTCTGACTGTGCATTCCATTGGTACCCGACGCCACGAACTGAGCGAATAAATTCACTTTTTTCATCGCCCAAAGACTGCCGCAGGTGAACGATCATGTTATCTACCGTTCGTTGATTCCCCAGTTTGTCTTCACCCCAAAGCTTGTCGATGATTTCGTTGCGGCTGACCGCACGCGGTGCGCTGGTGATCAAAAGTTCCAGCAACTGAAAATCCCTGGCCGGCAGAAAATCTCTCTGGCCGTCCGGTTGCACGATTAAGCGGCTGTCGAGTTCAATCACCCGCCCGTTGCACGAAATTCGATGAAGCGCGGGATGCCGTTCGAAAACATGCTTGACGCGCAGCAGCAGCTCGCGCAGGTGAAACGGCTTCGGAATAAATTCTTCCGCCCCGATTTCAAAACCTTCCAAGCGGTTCTCAGCAGTGCCCAGTGCGGTCATGAACATGATCGGAACTGAAGAACTCGCTTTTATGTCGCGCGCAATCTCGAACCCCGAACCGTCCGGCAAACTGACGTCCAGTATGATCAAGTCCCAGAGGCTTTCGCCGAACCTCTTTAAGGCGCGCTGCTTCGTCTCCACCCACGAGACTTCGTAACCCTCGCGCTCCAGCCGGTCGCGCAGAGTTGCGCCCAGCGAGCGATCGTCTTCGACCAGCAAAATCGACTTCATGCCAGTTCGTGTCTCGGCTGTTCGGCCAGAACGGGTTGAGGCACACTCGGGATACTCAACTCGGCGACAAACCCGCCTTCACGTCCGGGCGCGAAATTCAAAGTCGCATCCATTCGTTTCGCCAGTTGCCCCGAGATGTAAAGGCCGACGCCACTGCCGCTGCCACGCGCGTGCCGTACGAACAGCTTTCCCAATTCCCGAAAGTCGCCCTGAAAACCGCAGCCGTTATCGGCGACACGCAAGGTCAGCCGGCCCGCGTCGCTCGGCTCGACCGTTATTCTGATCTCCGACGCTTCACCGTGCTTGACCGCGTTGTGAATCAGGTTGGTCAGCACACTGGTGAGTGCGCGGCTATCACCGCGCACCACGCCATCGCCTTTCTGAACGATCGACAGGTTGGGCCAGTGATAACGGAGCGCTTCCACTAATTGTCCGATGCGCACAGGCTCGTTCAGAAGCTTGCCAGTGGGAAGGCTGACCAAAAACAGAGAATTTTCCAGTTGTAGCTGCAAACGCAGCGTGTCCTGCAGCAGACGATCAAGCAGTGGATTCGGGTTCGCGCCAAAATCTTCTTTGAGGCTCTCGGCCTGCAAGCGGAGGCTCGCGAGGGCTGTCTTGGCATCGTGTGTGAATGCGGCGAAAAACTCTTCGACCTGCTCGTGTCGTTTCTGTTCCCGGCGCGCGTAGTAATAAAGCGCCAGGCCGCCGCCGATGAGCGATGCGATCAGAATGCCGCCCTCCCACAGAAGCATCCGATAATGGCTTTGTAGTTGATCAGCCTGCTCAACGTGAAACTGGTCCAGCAGGTTGAGTTGCCGCAACCCGAAAATCATCCACCACACGGCGAGCGTGACGGTGAAAGTGACCCAAAGAGCCACCAGCAGAATTTTGATTCGGTCGCGACCAGGTTTCATTTCTTTCTTTTCTCCCTCTCCCTCTGGGAGAGGGCTGGGGTGAGGGAGCGAAGCTTAGCGGTAAATAACAATATGAATCTAGTCCCAGGAATTTTGGGAGGCCCGCCGCTACTAAGCTCTCACCCTCTCCCTCTCCCAGAGGGAGAGGGAAAAGCCTCTTCAACCGCCTCACAAATCGCACGAGCGGATTTTTCCAACAGCTCATCAGTATGAGCCAGCGACATGAAACTTACCTCATAACCACTCGGCGCGAAGTAAACTCCACGACCCAGTGCGCCGTGAAAGATGCGCGCAAAGTTTTCAGCGTGATATGTCGGGATGTCTTCTAGCCGACGAATGACCTTATCAGTCTTCGCATGTAGCCAGAACAGAGAAGCCGCGCGCGTGATTTGCACCGGCAAGCCTCGTTCATCGAAGGTCGCATTCAGTTGATCGCAGAACTGCGCAGTTCGCTTTTCCAGCGTTTGAAAGGCGCCGACACGTTCAATCTTTTGCAGGGTCGTCAACCCGGCGCGCACACCAACAGGATTCGCGCTTAGTGTTCCGGCCTGATACACCGGTCCGGAAGGCGCGACCATCTCCATCAGATCGCGCCGCCCGCCGTACGCACCGACGGGAAATCCGCCGCCAATGACTTTGCCGTACGTCACGAGATCGGGTCGCATCCCCAGAACTTCCGCCATGCCGCCCATCCCCAAGCGAAAACCGGAGATGACTTCGTCGAAAATGACCAGCGCCCCATGCCGGCGCGCGAGGTTAACCGTTTCTTCTATGAATTCGCGCCGCTGAATCAACAGACCGTAATTCGCCGGCAGCGGTTCAAGAATCACCGCGGCTATTTCCGATCCGTGCGTGTCGAACACCGCGCGCACGCTCTCTTCTTCATCCAGCGACGCAACCAGCGTTTCGCTCGCAACATTTTTGGAAACGCCGGCGCTTGAGCTGGCGGCAACTCCGGCCAATCCACTTCCGGCTTTCACCAAAAGGGAATCGGCGTGGCCGTGATAGCAGCCTTCGAATTTCAGAATTCGCGAGCGCCCGGTCGCCGCCCGCGCTACGCGGAGCGCACTCATCACCGCTTCCGTGCCCGAAGAAACGAAGCGCAGCATCTCGGCCCAGGGCACACGCGAAGTAATCCATTCGGCCAGTTCCAGTGAGTAAGGCTCGCACGCGCCGAAGCTCCAGGCGGTGTCAATTGCTTCCTTCACAACTTCGGCGACATCCGGATCGCGATGACCGAGCATCAACGGCCCGAAGCTCTGACAGAAATCAATGTAGTCCTCACCCTCAACGGAAGTCAGAATCGCGCCCTGCGCGCTGCGGAAAAAGACGGGCGTTCCGCCAACGCTTTTGAAGGCACGCACGGGACTGTGTACGCCGCCGGGTGAAAGGCGCAGAGCACGTTCGAAGAGGTCGTGCGACGAATCAAGAACTGGTGCTGTTTGATGAGACGACATTATATGCCTTTTTCCCTCTTCCTCCGGGAGAGGGTTAGGGTGAGGGCTTAGCGTGCGGAAGCGTATACGTTACTTCTTCTTTCTTGTCGCGAGGCTGGGCCTCGCAACAAGAAGGGGCAGTCTCATGGTTTTAGTATCGCTAAGCTTC
The window above is part of the Pyrinomonadaceae bacterium genome. Proteins encoded here:
- the cutA gene encoding divalent-cation tolerance protein CutA gives rise to the protein MSDAIVVFMTAGNADEARRIANELVERQLAACVQILPEIESVYRWNGEVQRETEILMLAKTTAAQFDDLERAVREIHSYDTPEIVAVPMAHVSAPYRAWLADNVGG
- a CDS encoding TIGR00730 family Rossman fold protein, producing the protein MAHDDYRDIPGGTHDERLLETPRPDEFLHTDTWRVFRIMGEFVQGFEDLAPITNGVSIFGSARTSRDDPAYAAAQETAALFVRAGFAVITGGGPGIMEAANKGALEAGGTSVGCNIELPHEQKSNDYLTLSLKFKYFFVRKMMFVKYSDAFVIFPGGFGTLDELFEALTLIQTRKIHHFPVVLYGSEYWRPMLDWLKGPMLSERKIVDEDFRRLHVTDSPEEIVKIVSDSKSKIDKMQ
- a CDS encoding enoyl-ACP reductase — translated: MLQNKQGIIFGVANKRSIAWATAQALHEAGAKLAFAYQGERLKDNVESLTKAEMPDAPLFSCDVTKQEEIDATFQRLGEEFGRLDFVIHSIAFAPREALEGEFMKVDRDGFLMAMEISAYSLTQLARAAAPLMTEGGSIVTMSFHGAEKVYQGYNVMGVAKAALESSVRYLASDLGPKNIRVNAVSAGPIQTLSARGVARLSTMLKHHAERAPMKRNVEVREVGNTALFLCSSLSSGITGETIYVDCGYNIMGL
- a CDS encoding lysozyme inhibitor LprI family protein, with product MTRSIKRPFILILALLLSSISIAGQKPKDDPCPNAQSQLEMNQCAGNAYKAADGELNQVYRKLVAMLDADGKVQLKVAQTAWLKYRDANCEFVGDMYKGGSIRPMIYAFCLADVTKNRTTELKGQIEDRSH
- the purH gene encoding bifunctional phosphoribosylaminoimidazolecarboxamide formyltransferase/IMP cyclohydrolase — its product is MTEKTDAGLRKIRRALISVSDKTGIVDFAQELKSFGVEILSTGGTAKALREAGIDVIDVADITGFPEMMDGRVKTLHPKIHGALLGVRDNPEHVTAMEQHGIGPIDMVVINLYPFEQTVAREDITLAEAIEQIDIGGPALIRSAAKNYHDVAVVTAPELYRQIRTELILDEGALTLATREALARLAFMRTAFYDSAIFPYLSANLAGAKSSQMFPPVPEILDKMSTYMNLFSSTMKSLHGDQFEAAEDEEFAEHEQLSLNKVSNLRYGENPHQAAALYDLGVRGGAGEQDGVAAAEQLGGKEMSFNNYVDADAAWQLVCDFDDTACAIIKHTNPAGAATGAAAEEAYRRALACDPVSAFGGIVAFNRTLDVAAARAVVEIFVEVVIAPDFDEAALEVLTAKKNLRVLRAGAAKTSEGFEYKQISGGMLVQTRDTHRLAREDLKFVTKREPTEKEIADLLFAWTVCKHTKSNAIVYARDRQTVGVGAGQMSRVDSVKIGAMRAQLQVAGSVLASDAFFPFRDGLDEAAKHGITAVIQPGGSVRDEEVIAAANEHNLAMVFTGIRHFKH
- a CDS encoding VWA domain-containing protein produces the protein MSPLRFFQRVFPFCARGTHLISCLILFVCFSASAASVVAQEIPPKDDEVLRVTTDLLLFPARVRDKNGNRPDGLTEKDLSLKDPDAVTSGLYFSPGVDRVAMVFALDQSGSVRDIISKQRDAAAGLYRRFNSLSSIAVLHFSHRPAVAAPFVRDVSSALGAFDVRAHDNQPTAIFDAAAHAVQMFKTLPPIRSERRIVILISDGLDNFSRAKPDSVISAARADRVSFYIIHLPLFEPRDGRLAVRRAASGFRDLAEKTGGKYFLANDSPLARRTTVDLTPIFEAIEADLKSQYLIGFYLNEKANDGRRHTFSLSMPPGLEYQFTPLGYSRTHKFFVERPREALKPRS
- a CDS encoding FAD-dependent oxidoreductase; its protein translation is MKPITVVGAGFSGLTTAYLLTKAGREVRVVEKTARAGGLIRTNRTEHGLVETAANGILNSARLEAMCADIGVPLLPTRPNGRKRFIFRGKPRQMPLSFAEALRIPVGLIGNAAKLRPQPFETIAAWGARVPGKGATEYLLIPALGGIYAGDPDRLSASLIFGRANLPDHLQTYRPQKARTRGTVAPPNGMQQLIDGLVDYLRQRGAEINFSETVPFNDSDPTVVCLSASAAAAYLAKASPRLAQELARIEMLSLVTATCFFRQEAATLKGFGCLFPLDQNFRARGVLFNDCIFEGRGPAHSETWIYGGALDPDAVNLDDEELTKTILADRTGFYQQEDRPLAVHIKRWPNALPHYSVDLERTLMKLPNPPSNIALVGNYLGRIGLAKIFERGAYVVDNVVKNWD